The window GTTCAGCGTCCAGCCGAGCGAATAGATCGGCTGGAGCTCGTTCGCGGCGTTCGCCATCGGCCAGAACAGATAGGAGGCGGCGATCTGCGTAAGACTCGGCACCTCGGAATTGACTAGCGCGGGCGAGGCGAGGAGCACGGCGAGAAAGAGCGTGGTCGCGGCCCAGTAGAGCGGCACGATGCGCGCGATGCGTCGGGTAATGAACAGTCGTGCGCCATCAGGCTTGTCGAACAGCCCCGTCGAGGAGTGCACCATGATGAAGCCGGAGATGACGAAGAACAGGTCGACGCCGGCGGTCCAGGGCAAAGCATGCGAAGGCGTGAAGCTGGTGCCGGCCTTTGCTGCGAGGAAGCCGGCATCACCCTGGACGTGATGGACAGCGACCATCAGCGCTGCGAGAGCGCGCAGGACCTGGATGCCATAGAGCTGGGGCAAAGTGGGAATCGTCTTCGAAAGAGGTTCAGGTGAGCGCGGCTGCGCTCAGCCAAACCACAAGCGCGCGGGATCGTCGAGGCCAAAGCGGCCGGGCGCAGCGGCGATGGCGGCAAGGCCCTGTTCGGCCGGGTCGTCAGCGGTGATGACGTTGAGGGCGAAGCGGGCGGCAAGATCCTCGACCGGCGGCTTGCCGGCGAAGACAGCATGGATCGTCGCCTTGTCGGCGAGCGGCAGGATGCGCGGCGCTATGCCGCCGGCGAGATAGACCCCGCCCGTCGCCTTGAAGCCGAGCGCGAGATCGCCGGCGACGCGGGCCAGCAGCCGCCAGAAGCAGACGACCGCCATCAGCGCACCGGGATTGCCGTCGAGCGCGAGCGCGGAGACGTCGGCGGCGCTGACATCGGGTTCCGCCACGTCGGACTGGCGCGTCACCGCCCGGTGGAAGCGGATGAGGCCGCTGCCGCTGAGCAGTTCCTCGATCGTGACGCGTGGCAAGCCCTCGGCCAGAGCAGGCCAGAGCTTCACCTCGGTCGGGTCCTCGGGGCCGATGCCGATATGGCCGGACTCGGTCGGCACCAGCATGCCGGTGTCACCGCGCCGCAAAAGGGCGGCAGCGCCGAAGCCGGTGCCGGGGCCGAGCACAAGGCGTGGGCCTTCGGGCTCCGGCTGGCCGCGGACGAGATTGACTAGGTCACGGTCCCTCAAGACCGCCAGCGAGGCCGCCAGCGCCTCGAAATCATTGACCAGCAATCCCTGCTCGAAGCCGAGCGCGCGGCCGAGTACCGGACCGTCGAAATGCCAGCTGGCATTGGTGAGCTGCGCCTTGCGCCCATCGAGCGGACCGGCGACGGCGAGGATCGCCGAGCGCGGCTTCACCGTCAGCGTCGAGAGCACCGAGCCGAGCGCCGCCTCGGGTGTCGGATGCGCGCCTGTGCTGATCCGGGCCAACGGCTCATGCAGCGCGCCGGGCGTCGGCACCAGTGAGAGCCGGCAATTGGTGCCGCCGATATCGGCGACGAGGACCGGGTGAGGGAATCTTGAGCCGCTCACGCGTGCTTCTTCCACGGCGAGAACCAGCCGAGGCCTTCGAGTGTGCCGGCGCGCGGGCGATATTCACAGCCGACGAAGCCGGGATAGCCGAGCGAATCGAGTTGGGTGAACAGGGCGGGATAGTCGGGTTTCGTGCCATCGGGCTCGTGCCGGCCCTCGGCATTGGCGATCTGGACATGGCCGACCAGCGGGTAGAGCGCCTCCAGCCGCGCGCCGACATCGCCATGGATCAGCTCGCAATGATACATGTCGAACTGCAGCTTGACGTTCGGCCGGCCGGATTCGCGAACGTAAGCTGCGGCCTGGTCGAAATCGTTGAGGAAATAGCCCGGCATGTCCTTGCCGTTGATCGGCTCGAGCAAGAGGTCGACGCCGTGCTCGCCGAGCTTGTCGGCGGCATAGGCGAGCGAGGCGCGATAGGCCTTTTGCGCCGCCGGATCGTTCGGATCGGTGAGGCCCGCCATCATGTGCACGCGCTTGACGCCGGTCTCGTGGACATAGGCGAGAGCGGTGTCGACGCCGGTGCGGAACTCGTCCTCGCGGCCGGGCAGGGCTGCCATGCCGCGCTCGCCCTTGGCCCAGTCGCCGGGCGGCAGGTTGAACAGCGCCTGCTCGAGCTGGCCGCCGGCGAGCGCAAGGCCGACCTTCTCGGGCGCATGCTCATAGGGGAAGAGGAATTCCACCGCCTCGAAGCCGGCCTCGGCGGCCGCCTTGAAGCGGTCGAGGAACTCCCACTCGTTGAACATCATCGAGAGATTGGCGGCAAAGCGCGGCATGGACAGTCTCGTCAGTCAGATTGTGGGCGGCAGGCTAGCCCGTTCGGGTGGGCACGTCATTGGTAACCTGTAGGGCGCGGGACAGTTCCGCGTTCTTAGCCACCGAGCAGATGCGGCAGCGACGAGGCCAGCAGCGCGACGCCCGACAGCGTCAGCAGGGTCAGCACGATGCGGCGGAAGGCCTGCTCGCTGATGCCGATATAGAGCCGCCCTCCGAGGAGCGTCGGGATCAACATCGCCGGTGCGACGATGGCGAAAGCCGGCCACATCGAACGCGTGACGTTTCCCGCCAGCACATAGCCCAGCATGGTGGCGGCGAGCATGGTCAGGTTGAAGTTCTGGACGATGGAGCGTTGCACATCCTTGTCCATGCGCCGCAGCGAGCACCACAGCGTCGGCAGCACGCCGGTGAAGCCGCCGAAGCCGCCCATGATGCCTCCCATCAAGCCGATCGACCCGTTCGCCAGGCGCCCGCCGAAGCGGACTGGCGGCAGATGCGGGGCGAACAGCATGATCGGACACCACACGGCGAGCAGGATACCGAGCCCGGCCTTGAACAGGTTGGCGTCGACCAGCGGCAGGAGCAGGACGCCGACCGGGATGCCGGCGAGGCCGCCGAGCAGGAAAGGCCAGAGCCGGGCGAAGTCGAAGCCGCGGCGCACGGTCAGCGCCGCGATCGTCTGGCCGGTCAGCCCGCCGAACACGGCCATGACGGCAGCGAGCTTCGGATCGAGCGTCCAGGCCCAGACCGACATGGCGACGAGGCTGAAGGCGAAGCCGGAGAGCCCCTGCACGAAGCCGGCCAGCACCGCGCCAAGCACGAGGCTCGCGATCGGGATGTCCATCAGCTGCCCCCGCAGTGCCTTCAGGCCGAGTGCGCTGGGCTCACTTCTTCGCCTCCGGCTTGGCCGGCGGGTTGGGATCTTTCGAGAAGCTGCGGAAGAGCATGTCGGGCGAGGAGGTGTTGTGGCGCGAATGGGTGGTGCGGCCCATCCAGACATCGGTAGCCTTGCCGCCGGTGAAGGGCATCAGCGCCTCCTCGCGCCAGCCCTTGGCGCCGGGCTCGCGGATGGCGATGCGGGCGACGTCGTTGTTGAACTCGGTGACATACATCGAGCGCAGCGCGGCGAAGGCCTTGCCGCCGGTCACCGGCTTGTCGAGCACGGCGTCGAGGACCATGCGGTTCTCGTCAACGCTGTCGAGCTTGAGCGTGCCGGACGAGCCATCCTTGAAGGCGAGCTTGAAGGAGAGCGTTTTGGGGTCGAAGGCGATCTCCCTGATGTTCACAACCGGCCGGGCGCCGTCCTGCTCGACCGGGCCGAACAGGAAGGAAGAGCCGTAAGCCGCGGCCGAGAGCTGCTGCGGCGGCAGCGGCCGGACGCGCCAGTAGCCGTCCTGCGGGTAGACGACCAGCACCTCATAGGAGCCGGTCTTGCCGAGCTTCCAGAGCTGGACGAGATGCAGGCCCTTCTCGACGCGGTCTCCAACCCGGAAGGTCGTCTCGGCCGGGCGCCAGAAGCTCTCGAAGGTGTAGCCGACCAGCCAGTACTCGATGCTCTCGTAGAAGGTGATGCGCTGCGGCGGTACCGGCGCCTTGTGGACGGGATCGCCGCTCATGTCGCAATCGGTCCAGTCGGCGTCCCAGTTGTCGCGCAGCAGCCCGGCGATATAGGCCGGATGCGCCGCCTCGATGCGGAAGCGCCTGACCTCCGGCGAGATCGCCTTGATGGTGACGTTGTCCTTCTCGGCGCAGGCGACCTGCTCCGACTCGTTCTTGACCTCGACGGCGACGTCGCCCGCAGCATGGGCCGCGATGGAGGAGACGAGCAGGGCAAACGACAAGGCGAGCGGGCGGGCGAGACTGAGCATGGCCATCCTTGAGCAGGTGGGTTCGCGATCAGCCTGGGCCGGGCGAGATGAACGCAGGCTGAGCTGCCTCATAGAGCTGACCGGCGCAGGATGAAAGCGCGACAACGGCGCAGCTTCCGCTGCGGGCCGAAGCACGCTCATATCGGACGGCGTGATGCGGGGATGGTCGTCGATGCAGATGCAGCTGCTGGCCGCCGGCCTGCTGATGATCCTGATCGGCATCGCCCATTCGGCGATTGGCGAGATACTGATCTTCCGGCAGTTGCGAGCAGGGACGATCGTGCCGTTGCTCGCGCCGCAGCCCCTGCGCGAGCGGCATCTGCGCATCCTCTGGGCGAACTGGCATCTTTGCTCGGTGCTGGGCTGGGGGCTGGCGGCGCTGCTGATTCTGTTCGCCAGGTCGCCCGATCTGCCGGCGCACGCGCTTCACATACGGATCATCGCGATCGCGACCTTCGCCGGCTCGATGCTGGTGCTGTTCGCGACCAAAGGCCGGCATCCGGGCTGGCTCGGCCTGCTGGTCGCGGCCGTGCTCGCTTGGCTGGGGCAGAGCGGCGCTTAGGCGAGGTCAGCGCGACAGCAGCGCGTAGACGTCGCCGGAATTGGCCTCGTGCGGCAGGTCGCGGATATGGGCGCGCATCGCTTCGGCATCGACCGCTTCGGGGAAGACAAGTGCCTGGCTCTCGCCAAGCGCGACGTTGAAGCGATAGGGGCCGAGCGCGACGAGCCTGTCGAGACAGGCTTCGGCGACATCGCGCTGGATGGTGGTGAATTCGAAGGAGAGGGCGGGCGGCGTCTGGCCGAGGCCGGCGAGCACATTCGCCTCGAAGCCCTCGACGTCGATCTTGATGAAGACGGGCAGGCCGTATTCGCCGATCAGCGCATCGAGCGTGGTGCAGGGCACGATGAGCTCGCGATCCCAGACCTGCTCGCGCCAGCCATCCTGGCCCTGCGCCGCGTCGACGAACTCGCCCGAGAGGGTCGAGACCGTCGGGTTGGCGCTGTTGATCCTGAGCGTCGCGCTGCCTGCGCTGTCGCCGCAGGCGGCCTCGACCAGCGTCACCTTCGGATCACGGCCATGGATCAGGTGGAGCGCCCGGGCCGGGCCGGGCTGCGGCTCGAGCGCGACGACGCGCGCGCCGAGCCGGCGGAAGGAGGAGATGCGGTCGCCGACATGGGCGCCGATGTCGAAGGCGAGATCGCCCGGCCGCAGGAAGCGGGCATAGAGCGAGTCCATCGCGACCTTGCGGACATGGTCGCCATGGTAGACGCGCAGCGAGCGCGCTACGCTTTTTGCCGTGCCTTTGGGATAGGCGACCGGCTTCATCGGGCGTCGCCGCCCTGGATCGCGACGATCTCGGCCGGCGGGTCGAAATCCTCGGGAATACCGCAGAGACCCGAGCGGACGAACAGGGCGCCCAGCGCCGGCGCCGCGGTCAGCATGGCAAAGGGGATGGCGAGGATGTAGCCGGCGGTCAGCGGCAGCGACCAAATGAGAACGGTCGGCGACAGCACGGCGAGCGTGCCGAAGATGTAGAGCCCGAAGAGCAGATGCGGCCAGAGGCCGGCGAAGGCGGTGGCGAAGGAGAGGGCATGGGCATCGCGCGCCTGGCCGTTCCAGCCGATCTTCGCCTTGCCGAAGGCGAGGCCGATCATGAACAGCGTCGTCCGGAAGGTCGAGACGGCGCCCTGCAGGAAGGCGAAGATGATCTCGATCAGCGAGGAGACGACGAAGCGCAAGGTGCCGCCATAGCGCAGCGTGCCACCCTTGGTCAGCAGGATATCGGCGAAGCCGGCGAGCTTCGGCGAGAGGTACATCGTGAAGAACAGCACATAGAGGAAGGCGGCGAAGCCGGCGGGGTAATTGGCGATGGCGCGATCCTCCAGCACCTTCAGGGGCAAGAGCGCGATCATCAGCGTCCAGGCCGGCAGGCCGATGAACATCAGGATCGCCCAGGCGAGCTGGAAGCGGCTCATCGCCTTGAGGCCGGGGATGTCCATGATCTTGAGGTACTGCAGATTGCCGAGGCACCAGCGCAGGTCGCGCCGGGCGAATTCGAGCATGGTCGGCGGGTTCTCCTCCCAGCTGCCGGCCTCGACCGGGAGCACGCGGACCTCGTAGCCGGCGCGGCGCATCAGCGTCGCCTCGACCTGGTCGTGGCTCATGATCGGTCCGCCGAGCGGCGGCCCGCCCGGCACGGTCGGCAGATGGCAATGATCGCGGAAGGGCGCGATCCGCACCATGGCGTTGTGACCCCAGAACGGGCCGCATTCGCCGATCCACCAGGCCGAGCCCATGGTGTAGGGCCGCATGCCGTGGCGCATGCCGAACTGGAAGATGCGGGCGAAGGCCGATTTGCTCGGCATGCCGACGACGAGGCTCTGCAGGATGCCGAGCTTCGGATAGGCCTGCATCATCCGGGCGAGCTTCACGATGGCGTCGCCAGACATGACGCTGTCGGCGTCAAGCGGCAGCATCAGCTCGTAGCGATCGCCCCAGCGCTCGCAGAAATCGCGGACATTGCCGGCCTTGTAGCCGGCATTGTCGCTGCGGCGGCGATAGACGACGGTGCAATCCTCGCCGGCGTCGCGGGAGAGCTCGGCCGCAAGCGCCTCTTCGCGGGCGGCAACCGCGGGGTCATTCGTGTCGGAGAGCACGAAGTAATCGAACCAACCGCCTTCGCCGGTGGCGTTGACGCTGTCCTTGACGATGCGCAGTCGCGCGAAGGCGCGGGCGGGGTCTTCGTTGCGCAGCGTCATCAGCACGGCGGTGCGGACGGTGAGTGGCGTCTGCGCCTCACTGGCTGCGGCGAAGGGCGCAACCTGATCGAGCCCGTCCTTGGTGCCATGCAGCAGCCAGAGCCCGATCACGGCGTTCCAGAAGCCGAGCACGGTCCAGGGCGCGCCGAACAGGAAGGCGATGAAGATCGCGATGTCGGCGAGGCTCCAGCCGCCGGCCGAGAGCATGCGCGACAGGCCGTAGAGTAGCGCCACCAGCGTGACGAGGTTCAGGGCCGCGACGAGCCAGCGCCGCGCCCGCAGGGTGGAGAAGGACTGCAGCCCCGCTGGCGTCAGCCTGGTGTCCTCTTGCGCCGCCGCCTGGAACGTGGTCGGAGCGGGACGCTGGTTCATGGCGGTTTCCGTCATGGGCTCATCAGGCTGGCGGGGAACGGCGCGGAGGGCGATGCGTGGTAAAGCCGGCAATTGCGAATGAAGCAAGCGCGCAGGCGACCGCGCTCTGGTATGCCGCCGCGCGTGAATGCGTCCTGAACGCGGAAGAGTTGCCTGCGCCTGCGCCAGGCGACTGCCTTGTGCGCACGCTTTGGAGCGGCATCAGCCGCGGGACCGAAAGGCTGGTCTTCGACGGCCGTGTGCCCGAGAGCGAATATGAGCGCATGCGAGCCCCCCTTCAGCAGGGCGCGTTCCCGTTCCCGGTGAAATACGGCTACTGCGCCGTCGGCATTGTGGATGCGGGGCCGGCCGAGCTGCTCGGCAAGCGGGTTTTCTGCCTGCATCCGCATCAGGACCGCTTCGTCGTGCCGGCGGACCGCGTGGCGTTGGTGCCCGAAAGCGTCCCGATGCGGCGTGCCGTGCTTGCCGCGAACATGGAAACCGCGCTCAACGCACATTGGGATGCCGGCTCGGGGCCAGCCGACCGCATCGTCGTGGTCGGTGGCGGCGTGCTCGGTCTGCTCGTTGCATACCTCGCAGCGAGGCTGCCGGGTGCGGAGGTGACGCTGGTCGATCTCGACGACAGCCGTGCCGAAATCGCTGCCTCGCTGGGCTGCCGGTTCGCGTTGCCGGCGGACTGTCCGCAGGATGCCGATGTTGTCTTCCATGCCAGCGCCAGCGCTGCCGGCCTCGCCACCGCGATCGGTGCAGCCGGCTTCGAGGCACGGATCGTCGAATTGAGCTGGTATGGCGAAGGCAGCGTTGCGGCACCGCTTGGCGGTGCTTTCCATGCCCGACGCCTGCAGCTCGTTTCCTCCCAGGTCGGGCAGGTTTCGCCTTCGCGGCGGGCGCGCTTCGATTATGCGCGACGGGCCAATGCCGCGCTGGCGCTGCTGGCCGACGCGCGGCTCGATGCGCTGATCACGGACGAGATCGCGTTCAGAGATGCGCCTTCGCGATTGCCGGCGCTGTTCGCCGGCGCAGGGCTGACGGCGGTTCTGCGCTATTGACGTCGCGCACCGGCCTTCGCCAAGACTGCGCGCGCTGAAGGAGACTGCCCATGTTTTCCGTCGAAGTCCGCGATCGCATCATGATCGGCCATTCGCTGCCGGACCCATTCTTCGGCCCGGCGCAGGCAATGCATGGCGCGACCTTCGTCGTCGATGTCGCCTTCTTCCGCGAGAACCTGACCCGCCAGAACGTGGTGGTCGATATCGGCGCGGCGCTGACCGTGCTGAACCAGACGCTGAAGCCGCTGAACTACCAGAACCTCGACGCTCTGCCGCAGTTCGCGGGCGTACTGACCACCACCGAATTCCTCTGCAAATACATCTTCGACGCGATGGCGGCAGCGGCACGCTCAGGCAAGCTTGGCGCAGATGGCGCCGATTTGGCCAAGATCCGCGTCACCCTGCATGAGACCGATCTCGCCAGGGCGAGCTATGAGGGCGCGCTCGCGTGAGCGAGATCGTCTTCGCCATTCCGGGCGATCTCTCGCTGCCGACCGGCGGCTACGCTTATGATCGGCGGCTCCTGGCCGAATGGCGCGAGATGGGTGTCGCGGCGCGGCACCTGCCGTTGCCGGGAGGCTTTCCTACTCCGAGCGAAGTCGATCTCGCCGAGACTGGCCGGGCGATCCTGTCGCAACCCTATGACGGCGTGCTGCTGATCGACGGGCTCGCCTACGGCGCCTTTCCTGAGAGCGTCGCGGCCGGGCTTGCGGGGCGCGTCGTCGCGCTGGTGCATCACCCGCTCGGGCTGGAGACGGGGCTGTCGCCGAAACAGGCGGCGGAGTTCGTCAGGCGCGAAATGGCGGCGCTGCACTATGCGTCAGCGGTGGTCGTCACCAGCGAGACGACCAAGCGGCTGCTCGCCGCCGATTTCGCCGTGCCGGCGGAGCGGGTCACCGTGGCGGAGCCGGGCGTCGATCCGGCGGAGCGTGCGGCAGGCTCCGGCGGCAAGACGGTCGAGCTGCTGGCGGTGGGCTCGCTCGTGCCGCGCAAGGGCTATGATGTTCTCATCGCGGCGCTGGAGGGACTGGCCGACAAGCCGTGGCGGCTCACCATCGTTGGCGCGGATGATCGCGCTCCTGCCACCACGGCTGCCCTGATGGCGCAGATCGCCGCCACCGGGCTGTCCGGGCGGGTCAGGCTTGCCGGTGCGCTCGGGCAGGCCGAGCTCGACGCCGCCTATGCGAATGCCGATCTCTTCGTCATGCCTTCGCTGTTCGAAGGCTATGGCATGGTGCTGACCGAGGCGCTGGCGCGCGGCCTGCCAATCCTGTGCACGACCGGCGGAGCCGCTACTGAGACGGCTCCCGACGACGCGGCGCTGAAGGTGCCGCCGGGCGATGTCGGAGCCTTGCGCGCCGGGCTGGCACGGTTGTTGGATGATCCAAAGGAGCGTCGACAGCGCGCCGACGCAGCCTGGCATGCGGCCGGCGCATTGCCGCGCTGGCGGCGGACTGCGACGATCGTCGCCGAAGTGTGTGCGAAGGTTTCCCCATGAGCGGATTTTCCCCCGATTGGCTCGCTCTGCGCGAACCGGCCGACCATGCCGCCCGCAACCCGCAAGTGCTCGCCGCGGTCGGCTCGACCTTCGCCGGGCGGCAGTCGCTCTCGGTCGTCGATCTCGGTTGCGGCGCCGGCTCGAATCTGCGCGGCAGCTACAGTGCGCTGCCTGTGCGCCAGCACTGGACACTGGTCGATGCCGATAGTCGCTTGCTTTCGGTGGCACGGCGCAAGCTCGCCGAATGGGCCGACGAGGCGCAGGAACAGGGCGAGGAGCTCGTCCTGCGCAAGGACGACAAGACGCTGACGGTGGATTTCCGGCAGGCGGACCTGACCAAAGAGCTCGAATGGGTGCTGGGCTGGCAGCCGGACCTGGTCACTGCCGCGGCGCTGTTCGATCTCGCCTCGGCGCGCTGGCTCGAACGTTTCGCGGCCTCGCTCGTCAGCATGCGGCTGCCGCTCTATACCGTGCTGACCTATGACGGCCGCGAGAACTGGGAGCCAGCGCATCCGGAAGACCAGCGCATGCTCGCCGCCTTCCACCATCACCAGCGCAGCGACAAGGGCTTCGGCCCGGCGACCGGACCCGATGCCACCGAAGCGCTGGCCCAGGCCTTCCGCAAGGCAGGCACGGCGGTCACGGTCGGCGAGAGTCCGTGGCAACTTGGGCCAGACCAGTCCGACCTGATCCGCGAACTGGCTGCTGGGATCGCCGCTGCTGTGAGCGAGACGGGCCATGTCTCACCGGAGGCGATTGCTGGCTGGCTGGAAGCCAAGCGCGGTGCGTCGGTGAGCATCGGCCATCAGGATCTGTGGGCGCGGCCGGTGTGAACGCATTGCCAACCGTGCCGAATTCGGCCATGCCGCGATCCCGATCATGACCTCGCTTCCCCTCACCATCCGCCAGGAACTGCCGGGCGACGCCGCGGCGATCGAGCGCCTGCACGAGCGCGCCTTCGGACCGGGACGCTTCGCGCGCACGGCCTTTCGCCTGCGCGAGGGCGCGCCGCCTGATCCGGCACTCTCCTTTGCCAGCCATGTCGGCACTTTCCTGGTCGGCGCAGTCCGGGTGACACCGGTCGTGGCCGGTGGCGCCCCGGCGTTGATGCTCGGCCCGCTCACCGTCGATCCCGCCTTCGAAGGCCGGGGGATCGGGGCAGCGCTGATGAACGCTGCTATCGAGGCGGCGCGCGAGCACGGCCACGAGCTGATCCTGCTGGTCGGTGACGCGCCCTATTACGCCCGCTTCGGCTTCAAGCCGATAAGACCGGGCCAGCTTGTCCTGCCGGGCCCGGCTGATCCGGGGCGTTTCCTGGCGCTGGAGCTCAGCGAGGGCGTGCTGGCGCAGCGCAGCGGCTCGGTTGCGGCGTTGCGATAGGGAAGGGCGCCATTCTCGGGCAAAGCGAAGCGCAGACCCGAGAATCTCCGGACGAGAAGGCACCGACCGGAATCTCTTCCGGCCTGAGATGCTCGGGTCAGGCCCGAGCATGACGGCGGTGCTTACACCTCGCGCTTGAACCGCCGCCCGCTCTCGCCGATCCAGCCGGCGACAAGCGCTCCGAACAGTATGGCGAGCCCGATCAGCCCGACGAAGAGCGGCGAGATCGAGACGCCGCGGACGATGCCGGAATCGCTGATGCGCAGGCCGATCCAGTCGGCGCCGGCGAACTGCCGCCCGGAGCGGACCGGCACGATGCGCGGGATGGTGACGCCCGAGCCGTTCTCCTGGCCGATCCGGCGCGAGGAGCCGCCGGTCGCTTCTGCCAGCGCCTGGAGCTTGCTGGGGTCGCTGACGACCTCCATCAGCTCGCGCGGGTTTTCCGGGCCGATGCTGGCGAAGGCGGTGAGGTTCTCGGTGGTGATCTTGTGCAGGCCGAACTCGCTCGCCGCGGTACGGGCGACGAAGAGGCCGGGGCGGCCGGCCTCGAATGGCACGGTGCGGACCGAGCCGTCGGGTGCAGTGATGACCGCTGGCGCCGGATTGTCGCCCAGCGTCTGGCGCTCGATCTCGATGTTGCGGCCCCGTGCCGAGGCGCGCAGCGCCTCCTCCTCGAGGTCCGGCTCCTTCATCAGCCAGTGGCCGAGGCGGCGCAGCAAATCGAGATGCGGGCCGCCATCGCGGAAGCCGCGAGCCCAGAGCCAGGCATGATCAGAGAGGAAGAGCGCGACACGGCCCTTCTGCTCGCGCGCCAGCAGGAGCAGTGGGCGCTCACCCGGCCCGGTCATCACCGCCGAGCCCGAGCGGGTGCGGGCGCCGATCATGCGCAGCCATTCGCCCCAGCGCGGCGGTTCAGTCTCGGAGCCCGGCAGGTCGCGGGTGACGGGATGGCGCTTGCCCGGCTCGCTGACCCTGGCGCGATAGGCCTCGTCGATGACGCTGCCATCGGGCTGCGCCGGCAGGATCTGGCCGAGCGGGGTGCGCGCCAGCGACTGTGCGCCTGAGTATTCCGGCCCGGCCGCAATCAGCAGTGCGCCGCCGTCGCGGACATAGCGGACGATGTTGTCGAAATAGACCAGCGGCAGGATCGACTGGTTGGCATAGCGGTCAAAGATGATCAGGTCGAAATCCTTGATCTTGACCTGGAACAGCTCGCGCGTCGGGAAGGCGATCAGCGAGAGCTCGTTGATCGGCGTGCCGTCCTGCTTCTCCGGCGGGCGCAGGATGGTGAAGTGGACGAGGTCGACATTGGCGTCGGCCTTGAGGAGGTTGCGCCAGGTGCGCTCGCCCGGATGCGGCTCGCCGGAGACCAGCAGCACACGCAATTTGTCGCGGACGCCTTCGATAGTGATGACGGCGCGGTTGTTGGCGAGCGTCAGTTCGTCGGCGAGCGGGGCTGCCTCGATCTCAATCACGTTGGGGCCGCCGCGATCGATGCGGACCGGAACCTGGATCGTCTCGCCGGTGATCGCCTCGCGCCGGGCGATGATCTCGCCGTCGCGGCGCACCGTGATCGCGGCGCGGCCGGGACCGCCCTTGTCGACGACGCGCAGGCGGACGTTCTGCTCCTTGCCGACGATGCCGAAGCGCGGCGAATCGACCAGCACGATCCGTCGATCGATCTCGCGCTCGCGGCCAGTGGTCAGCACATGCAGCGGCGCACGCAAGCCGAGCGCCTCTGCCGTGGCGGGGGCGTCATGGGCGAGCCCATCGCTGAGCACGATCGCTCCGGCGACGCGTTCGGACGGCACATCGGCGAGACCCGAGGCGAGCGCCTCGAACAGGCGGGTGCCGTCGCCGGCGCCCTGCTGATCGGTGACTTCGATGGTGCGTGTCTCAACGCCGGAAATGCCGCGCAATTGGCGCTCGACTTCGGCCTGGGCGGCTTGCGTCTGCTGCGTGCGATCGGCGAGGCGGTTCGAGGCGGACTTGTCGACGACGACGGCGACGACGTCCTTGACCGGCTCGCGATCCTCGAAGACGAGCGAGGGGTCGGCCAGAGCGACCGCGAGCACGGTGAGGGCCAGAGCCCGAAGAATCGCGCTACGCCCGGCCAGCACCAGCGCCATGCCGGCGGCTGCCGCGGCGAGAACGGCAAGACCGATCAGCAGCGGCAGCGGGACGAGCGGGGCGAAGGTCAGGCTCCACATCGGGCGGGATTTCCTTCGCTACTGACCGAGGCGTTCGAGCAAAGCCGGGACATGGACCTGATCGGCCTTGTAGTTGCCGGTCAGCGCGTACATCACGAGGTTGACGCCGGCGCGCAGCGCCATCTCGCGCTGGCGCGGATCGGAGCCGGACATCGGCACGAGCGCTTCGCCTCGCCGCCCGACGGCCCAGGCGGCGGCGAGGTCGTTCGAGGTGATCACGATCGGCGAGACGTTGTCGCCGGCGCGGGCCGGGCGGCGGCCGTCCTCGCTGGCGGGCGGCAGCACCTCGACCCAGGTCGTGCCGGTGT is drawn from Bosea sp. Tri-49 and contains these coding sequences:
- a CDS encoding 6-pyruvoyl trahydropterin synthase family protein, which produces MFSVEVRDRIMIGHSLPDPFFGPAQAMHGATFVVDVAFFRENLTRQNVVVDIGAALTVLNQTLKPLNYQNLDALPQFAGVLTTTEFLCKYIFDAMAAAARSGKLGADGADLAKIRVTLHETDLARASYEGALA
- a CDS encoding glycosyltransferase family 4 protein, encoding MSEIVFAIPGDLSLPTGGYAYDRRLLAEWREMGVAARHLPLPGGFPTPSEVDLAETGRAILSQPYDGVLLIDGLAYGAFPESVAAGLAGRVVALVHHPLGLETGLSPKQAAEFVRREMAALHYASAVVVTSETTKRLLAADFAVPAERVTVAEPGVDPAERAAGSGGKTVELLAVGSLVPRKGYDVLIAALEGLADKPWRLTIVGADDRAPATTAALMAQIAATGLSGRVRLAGALGQAELDAAYANADLFVMPSLFEGYGMVLTEALARGLPILCTTGGAATETAPDDAALKVPPGDVGALRAGLARLLDDPKERRQRADAAWHAAGALPRWRRTATIVAEVCAKVSP
- a CDS encoding class I SAM-dependent methyltransferase yields the protein MSGFSPDWLALREPADHAARNPQVLAAVGSTFAGRQSLSVVDLGCGAGSNLRGSYSALPVRQHWTLVDADSRLLSVARRKLAEWADEAQEQGEELVLRKDDKTLTVDFRQADLTKELEWVLGWQPDLVTAAALFDLASARWLERFAASLVSMRLPLYTVLTYDGRENWEPAHPEDQRMLAAFHHHQRSDKGFGPATGPDATEALAQAFRKAGTAVTVGESPWQLGPDQSDLIRELAAGIAAAVSETGHVSPEAIAGWLEAKRGASVSIGHQDLWARPV
- a CDS encoding GNAT family N-acetyltransferase, whose protein sequence is MTSLPLTIRQELPGDAAAIERLHERAFGPGRFARTAFRLREGAPPDPALSFASHVGTFLVGAVRVTPVVAGGAPALMLGPLTVDPAFEGRGIGAALMNAAIEAAREHGHELILLVGDAPYYARFGFKPIRPGQLVLPGPADPGRFLALELSEGVLAQRSGSVAALR